The following proteins are encoded in a genomic region of Roseisolibacter agri:
- the lnt gene encoding apolipoprotein N-acyltransferase: MFAVAFPPFDWLWPAIAAPAIVAVLVAKAAERDAPRRAVALAALFATVGYGANLLWLWRGLALVTWWAPVGFVFAALWHGLLFGAVVGGGGALLHRRWRVPPVGWLPVCWIAWETLLAHFGALRFPWLPLGLATAAWPTLVQAAELAGVSGLSAVLVLCAALLASAWRHRGQRVRGAVHAALAVGVLGALAGYGAWRAPRIPLRPLGRVAVVQQNMPQALKIRGGAEAQYVGVLTAMTRDLATRRDARPLGLVLWPETAMDGFLAEHPEWRDSLAVAARVARAPVLAGLVDLEVIGDGRFRMYNAATLVRADGTPAPGAPYRKQHLVPMLERVPLLADASDALYGAGSGLGGFSRGADARPITIAAGRVGALICFESVIPEAARRARAAGADLLAVLTNDAWFGVSAAPHQHAAHAVLRAVETRAAVVQAANSGPSLVVDARGRMSRATPLLATATPVFDVATSDVRTPWVRYGDWLGASSALLLALAVAERLVARMGRSAANPE, encoded by the coding sequence GTGTTCGCGGTCGCGTTCCCGCCGTTCGACTGGCTCTGGCCGGCGATCGCCGCGCCGGCCATCGTCGCGGTGCTCGTCGCGAAGGCCGCCGAGCGCGATGCGCCGCGCCGCGCGGTGGCGCTCGCCGCGCTGTTCGCGACCGTCGGATACGGTGCGAACCTGCTCTGGCTGTGGCGCGGGCTCGCGCTCGTCACGTGGTGGGCACCGGTGGGCTTCGTGTTCGCCGCGCTCTGGCACGGCCTGCTGTTCGGCGCCGTCGTCGGCGGCGGGGGCGCGCTGCTGCACCGGCGCTGGCGCGTGCCGCCCGTCGGCTGGCTCCCCGTGTGCTGGATCGCATGGGAGACGCTGCTGGCGCATTTCGGCGCGCTGCGCTTCCCGTGGCTGCCGCTCGGACTGGCGACCGCCGCGTGGCCCACCCTGGTGCAGGCGGCCGAGCTCGCGGGCGTGAGCGGCCTGAGCGCCGTGCTCGTGCTGTGCGCGGCGCTGCTCGCGTCGGCGTGGCGGCATCGCGGCCAACGTGTGCGCGGCGCCGTGCACGCGGCGCTGGCCGTCGGCGTGCTCGGCGCGCTGGCGGGCTACGGCGCGTGGCGCGCCCCGCGCATCCCGCTGCGTCCACTCGGCCGCGTCGCGGTCGTGCAGCAGAACATGCCGCAGGCGCTGAAGATCCGCGGCGGCGCCGAGGCGCAGTACGTCGGCGTGCTGACGGCGATGACGCGCGACCTCGCGACGCGGCGCGACGCCCGCCCGCTCGGCCTCGTGCTCTGGCCCGAGACCGCGATGGACGGCTTCCTGGCGGAGCATCCGGAGTGGCGCGACTCGCTCGCGGTGGCGGCACGCGTGGCGCGCGCGCCCGTGCTCGCGGGCCTCGTCGACCTGGAAGTCATCGGCGACGGCCGCTTCCGCATGTACAACGCGGCGACGCTCGTGCGGGCCGATGGAACGCCCGCGCCGGGCGCACCGTACCGCAAGCAGCACCTCGTGCCGATGCTGGAGCGCGTGCCGCTGCTCGCCGACGCGTCCGACGCGCTGTACGGCGCGGGCTCGGGCCTCGGCGGCTTCTCGCGCGGCGCGGATGCGCGACCCATCACCATCGCGGCGGGGCGCGTGGGCGCGCTGATCTGCTTCGAGTCCGTGATCCCCGAGGCGGCGCGCCGCGCGCGCGCGGCCGGCGCCGACCTGCTGGCCGTGCTGACGAACGACGCGTGGTTCGGCGTCAGCGCGGCGCCGCACCAGCATGCGGCGCACGCGGTGCTGCGCGCGGTGGAGACGCGCGCCGCGGTCGTGCAGGCGGCGAACTCGGGACCGAGCCTGGTCGTCGACGCGCGCGGTCGCATGTCGCGCGCGACGCCGCTGCTCGCGACGGCGACGCCGGTGTTCGACGTGGCGACCAGCGACGTCCGCACGCCGTGGGTGCGCTACGGCGACTGGCTCGGCGCCAGCTCTGCGCTGCTGCTCGCGCTGGCGGTGGCCGAGCGGCTCGTGGCGCGGATGGGGCGCTCGGCGGCGAACCCTGAATGA
- a CDS encoding PEP-CTERM sorting domain-containing protein (PEP-CTERM proteins occur, often in large numbers, in the proteomes of bacteria that also encode an exosortase, a predicted intramembrane cysteine proteinase. The presence of a PEP-CTERM domain at a protein's C-terminus predicts cleavage within the sorting domain, followed by covalent anchoring to some some component of the (usually Gram-negative) cell surface. Many PEP-CTERM proteins exhibit an unusual sequence composition that includes large numbers of potential glycosylation sites. Expression of one such protein has been shown restore the ability of a bacterium to form floc, a type of biofilm.) — protein sequence MRLLSAVLARVSPIATVVALLAVAPSSAQASSYFTTFTDRAKYLAQVSASGYTNTQANIGGASNPSSIGGVGVSTNAFMELGTFGSAPALFLHQTEGGNAFSFAPGAAALGFGLSFLGADNPGAATVTVSFNDPFPFGATEESASDGTPSAGRTVQYQLGGEQTGFFGVVLRDGILSSSTINQVTITTDARPTVVTGIDVAAVTTASTVPEPATYALMGTGLLVLAGTSALRRRRAS from the coding sequence ATGCGTCTGCTCTCCGCCGTCCTCGCCCGCGTCTCGCCGATCGCCACCGTCGTCGCGCTGCTCGCTGTCGCGCCGTCGTCCGCACAGGCCAGCTCGTACTTCACGACGTTCACCGACCGCGCGAAGTACCTGGCGCAGGTGAGCGCCAGCGGCTACACGAACACGCAGGCGAACATCGGCGGCGCGAGCAACCCGTCGAGCATCGGCGGCGTGGGCGTGTCGACGAACGCCTTCATGGAGCTCGGCACGTTCGGCAGCGCGCCGGCGCTCTTCCTCCACCAGACGGAAGGCGGCAACGCGTTCAGCTTCGCCCCGGGCGCTGCGGCGCTCGGCTTCGGCCTCTCCTTCCTCGGCGCCGACAACCCGGGCGCGGCCACGGTCACCGTGAGCTTCAACGACCCGTTCCCGTTCGGCGCCACCGAGGAGTCGGCGAGCGACGGCACGCCGTCCGCCGGCCGGACGGTCCAGTATCAGCTCGGCGGCGAGCAGACGGGCTTCTTCGGCGTCGTGCTGCGCGACGGCATCCTCTCGTCGTCGACGATCAATCAGGTGACGATCACGACCGATGCGCGCCCGACCGTCGTGACAGGGATCGACGTCGCCGCCGTGACGACCGCGTCGACGGTGCCGGAGCCGGCGACCTACGCGCTCATGGGCACGGGCCTGCTGGTGCTCGCCGGGACCTCCGCGCTGCGCCGGCGCCGCGCGAGCTGA
- a CDS encoding hydantoinase/oxoprolinase family protein, with product MSGLSVGVDVGGTFTDLAAIAPDGGVRITKVLTQPCDQSGGVMDALAALGEPGARVQRLVHGTTAVTNLLLERTGARVALCATAGHTDVLHLRRQDRAALYDLSAHHPAPLVERAHAVAVPERMGPDGVVRALELDAIAEVVEAVRALAPEAVAVSLLHAYAHDAHERALADALEAALPDVDVVRSSVLHPEIREYERTSTTVAEAYARPRVRRYLERLGQRLTEGGFPAPGVMTSGGGVRAAHEASRSAAALALSGPAGGVVGAAAVLRALDLPLGLTIDIGGTSADVGLVMDGEALVESGGEVAGVPIALPRVLVETVSAGGGSIGWVDDAGALRVGPRSAGAEPGPAAFGRGGTQATVTDAHLLLGHLGAVRLSGGVHLDVGAATTALRALAERLGQAADGAARVARAMLAAADAAMARALRRVSVERGLDPRGMVLVAFGGGGPLHACALAERLGMRRVLVPPHAGVLSAVGLASAPERREALTSVMRDAATLDGAAMAALVGELTARAGAGAEHRTWARARYAGQGHELEIPVQAGDDGAALAARFSEAHARRVGFTLPRAVEIVSARHAASTVGPAARFARTDATATESVQRADGAAVIVDAGGPVPALVRGPATIVLPDATALVPAGWTARALDVGGWMVEAE from the coding sequence ATGTCCGGACTCTCCGTCGGCGTCGACGTGGGCGGGACGTTCACCGACCTCGCCGCCATCGCGCCGGACGGCGGCGTGCGCATCACCAAGGTGCTGACGCAGCCGTGCGACCAGAGCGGCGGCGTGATGGACGCGCTGGCCGCGCTCGGCGAGCCGGGTGCGCGCGTGCAGCGGCTGGTGCACGGCACGACCGCCGTCACGAACCTGCTGCTGGAGCGCACCGGCGCGCGCGTGGCGCTGTGCGCGACGGCGGGCCACACGGACGTGCTGCACCTGCGGCGGCAGGACCGCGCCGCGCTCTACGATCTCTCGGCGCACCATCCGGCGCCGCTGGTGGAGCGCGCGCACGCGGTGGCGGTGCCCGAGCGCATGGGGCCCGACGGCGTCGTGCGCGCGCTGGAGCTGGACGCGATCGCGGAGGTGGTGGAGGCGGTACGCGCGCTGGCGCCCGAGGCGGTCGCCGTCTCGCTGCTGCACGCGTACGCGCACGACGCCCACGAGCGTGCGCTGGCCGACGCGCTGGAGGCCGCGCTGCCGGACGTGGACGTCGTGCGGTCGAGCGTCTTGCATCCCGAGATCCGCGAGTACGAGCGCACGTCGACGACGGTGGCCGAGGCGTACGCGCGTCCGCGCGTGCGGCGCTATCTCGAGCGGCTGGGACAGCGCCTCACGGAGGGCGGCTTTCCCGCGCCCGGGGTGATGACGTCGGGCGGCGGCGTCCGCGCCGCGCACGAGGCCTCGCGCTCCGCGGCGGCACTCGCGCTCAGCGGCCCCGCGGGCGGCGTGGTGGGCGCGGCCGCCGTGCTGCGCGCGCTCGACCTGCCGCTCGGCCTCACGATCGACATCGGCGGCACGAGCGCGGACGTCGGCCTGGTGATGGACGGCGAGGCGCTGGTGGAGAGCGGCGGCGAGGTCGCGGGCGTGCCGATCGCGCTGCCGCGCGTGCTCGTCGAGACGGTGTCCGCGGGCGGGGGCAGCATCGGCTGGGTGGACGATGCGGGCGCGCTGCGCGTGGGGCCGCGCAGCGCGGGCGCGGAGCCCGGGCCGGCGGCGTTCGGACGCGGCGGCACACAGGCCACCGTGACCGACGCGCACCTCCTGCTCGGCCACCTCGGCGCGGTGCGGCTGAGCGGCGGCGTGCATCTGGACGTTGGCGCTGCCACGACCGCACTGCGCGCGCTGGCCGAGCGACTCGGGCAGGCGGCCGACGGCGCGGCGCGCGTCGCGCGCGCGATGCTCGCTGCCGCCGACGCGGCGATGGCGCGCGCGCTGCGGCGCGTGAGCGTGGAGCGCGGGCTCGATCCGCGTGGCATGGTGCTGGTCGCGTTCGGCGGCGGCGGGCCGCTGCACGCGTGCGCGCTGGCGGAACGGCTAGGGATGCGCCGCGTGCTCGTGCCGCCGCACGCGGGCGTGCTGAGCGCGGTCGGTCTCGCGTCCGCGCCCGAGCGGCGCGAGGCGCTGACGAGCGTGATGCGCGACGCCGCGACGCTCGACGGCGCGGCGATGGCCGCGCTGGTGGGCGAGCTGACCGCGCGCGCCGGAGCGGGCGCCGAGCATCGCACGTGGGCGCGCGCGCGGTACGCGGGGCAGGGGCACGAGCTGGAGATCCCGGTGCAGGCGGGCGACGACGGCGCGGCGCTCGCCGCGCGCTTCTCCGAGGCGCACGCGCGGCGCGTCGGCTTCACGCTGCCGCGCGCCGTGGAGATCGTGAGCGCGCGCCACGCGGCGTCGACGGTGGGGCCCGCGGCGCGATTCGCGCGCACGGACGCGACGGCGACGGAGAGCGTGCAGCGCGCCGACGGCGCCGCGGTGATCGTCGATGCGGGCGGCCCGGTTCCCGCGCTCGTGCGCGGCCCGGCGACGATCGTGCTCCCGGACGCGACGGCGCTCGTGCCGGCCGGCTGGACAGCGCGCGCGCTCGACGTGGGCGGCTGGATGGTGGAGGCCGAATGA
- a CDS encoding hydantoinase B/oxoprolinase family protein has translation MTTRREEPRVTLPREGAATIDALELTVWAHAVAMIAEEMGSVLVRGAISPNIRERRDASSALFDAAGQMVAQAAHIPVHLGAMPDAVRAVLARGPRAGDVFLLNDPFRGGSHLPDLTLVEAIGDPDDAARIIGYAAVRAHHADVGGMSPGSMPQGATELVQEGLVVPPVRLVRADGDGGAAIDDDLLSLVLANVRTPQERLGDLRAQLAACAAGRDGWRALWRREGAARVTAAVDALLSYAERRAIARLASHEGAVGRAADALEGDGVSDAEVPVRAAVRVVDGRLRVDLAGTAAQVRGNVNCPRGVAMAAAVFVLRTLLDDDVPTNDGIARAIVLDVPEGSAANARWPAAVAAGNVEMSQRLADTIFAALADAGLAVPAQGQGTMNNVTFGGTDAHGRAWTFYETLGGGQGASARGPGPSGVHVGMSNTRNTPVESLEVAYPLRIETYALRGGSGGVGAHAGGEGVVRAYQALVPCTATLLTERRARAPQGAAGGEPGAPGANRLDDQALPAKCRVPLVAGQVLRVETPGGGGWGPASPG, from the coding sequence ATGACGACGCGACGCGAGGAGCCGCGCGTGACGCTGCCGCGCGAGGGGGCGGCGACGATCGACGCGCTGGAGCTGACGGTGTGGGCGCACGCGGTCGCGATGATCGCGGAGGAGATGGGGAGCGTGCTGGTGCGCGGCGCCATCTCGCCCAACATCCGCGAGCGGCGCGACGCGTCGTCGGCGCTGTTCGACGCGGCCGGGCAGATGGTGGCGCAGGCGGCGCACATCCCCGTGCACCTGGGCGCGATGCCCGATGCCGTGCGCGCGGTGCTGGCGCGCGGTCCGCGCGCGGGTGACGTCTTCCTGCTCAACGATCCGTTCCGGGGCGGCTCGCACCTGCCCGACCTGACGCTCGTCGAGGCGATCGGCGATCCGGACGACGCGGCGCGCATCATCGGCTACGCGGCCGTGCGCGCGCACCACGCCGACGTCGGCGGGATGAGCCCCGGCAGCATGCCGCAGGGCGCGACGGAGCTGGTGCAGGAAGGCCTCGTCGTGCCGCCCGTGCGCCTGGTGCGCGCCGATGGCGACGGCGGCGCCGCGATCGACGACGACCTGCTCTCGCTGGTGCTCGCCAATGTCCGCACGCCCCAGGAAAGGCTGGGCGACCTGCGCGCGCAGCTCGCGGCGTGCGCCGCGGGGCGAGACGGCTGGCGCGCGCTCTGGCGGCGCGAGGGGGCGGCGCGCGTCACCGCCGCCGTGGACGCGCTGCTGTCGTACGCCGAGCGGCGCGCGATCGCGCGGCTCGCGTCGCACGAGGGCGCGGTGGGGCGCGCGGCCGACGCGCTGGAGGGCGACGGCGTCTCCGACGCGGAAGTGCCCGTGCGCGCGGCGGTGCGCGTCGTGGACGGGCGGCTGCGCGTCGACCTCGCGGGCACCGCGGCGCAGGTGCGCGGCAACGTCAACTGCCCGCGCGGCGTGGCGATGGCGGCGGCGGTGTTCGTGCTGCGCACGCTGCTTGACGACGACGTGCCGACGAACGACGGCATCGCGCGCGCGATCGTGCTCGACGTCCCCGAAGGGAGCGCCGCCAACGCGCGCTGGCCGGCCGCGGTGGCGGCGGGCAACGTCGAGATGTCGCAGCGCCTCGCCGACACGATCTTCGCGGCGCTCGCCGACGCGGGGCTCGCGGTGCCCGCGCAGGGGCAGGGCACGATGAACAACGTCACGTTCGGCGGCACCGACGCCCACGGGCGTGCGTGGACGTTCTACGAGACGCTCGGCGGCGGCCAGGGCGCGAGCGCGCGCGGGCCAGGGCCGAGCGGCGTGCACGTGGGCATGAGCAACACGCGCAACACGCCGGTCGAGTCGCTAGAGGTCGCGTACCCGCTCCGCATCGAGACGTACGCGCTGCGCGGCGGCTCCGGCGGCGTGGGCGCGCACGCCGGCGGCGAGGGCGTGGTGCGCGCCTACCAGGCGCTGGTCCCGTGCACCGCGACGCTGCTCACGGAGCGGCGCGCACGCGCGCCGCAGGGCGCGGCCGGCGGCGAACCGGGCGCCCCGGGCGCGAACCGCCTCGACGATCAGGCGCTGCCCGCGAAGTGTCGCGTCCCGCTGGTGGCGGGGCAGGTGCTCCGCGTCGAGACGCCCGGTGGCGGCGGATGGGGCCCGGCATCCCCCGGGTAA